From Onychostoma macrolepis isolate SWU-2019 chromosome 05, ASM1243209v1, whole genome shotgun sequence:
CAGCAGGTGTGTAACAAGATgctctaaaatatttcatttgaaaaacacGTCACTGTACTCATAAGCTCATGTTCTAATCGTTCTCTACAGGGGAGGCAAACAGGTGACAAAATATGTCCACGTTCTACTGATttaacaacaactgactttacAAACCCAGGAAAAAACCAAACCGAACCAAATAAGGTAAATCTTATATTGTTATGCTTAAGTTGCTGTTTTAAAATGCCAAACAGTGTTTATCCAGATACTGTGACTGAATTTATAAGTTGTgtttctgtaaaatttacagagGCAGAAAATGGGAAACTACGAACCTAGTACAAGTAAGTTTGTATCTTATGAGGGATCTCACACAATAACTGCTTGTCTAGTCATACATATTAcattctttttacatttttgtcaaGAGTTATTGTAGAACGGAATAACTCATCTTCCTGGACACCATCCTAGAAAATGAAATTCgtttttaaaactgtattacTATATTTGCATTCATTGTGGTCTGATCATATTTCTACGTTTCCCTGTTGTTCTTATTCAATCCTAATTCATTTTCCAGAAGAGGTCAAAGTGTTCTCCATTTTGACTGGAAAGATAAAAACTGTCACAAGGAGTTTTTCGACATTCTGAGAAACCGAATTAAGAATCTGAAGGAAGGACGACAGCGGACGAGAGTgacattattttagttttctgtCCTATTGTTTCTCGAGCTGGAACTGACATTGAAGCAGCACTGAACAATTTAGTTTACTCTACAGGTTGTTTGATTATCATCTTcacactattttaaataaagattttaattcACAGAGTATTCTGCCTCAAAGTGATACGTGTATATGCATTTcagattaaattatattaaataaatttgtctATGTCCTTAAACAGGTTCTCAGCTAACTGTTCTAGTGGTGCTTCATCACACGTTTGACCCAGAGAAAATACTCCCAGACAGCAGCAGATGTGTCAACAGGACAGACATACTCACAGTGGACTGTCTGTTCTATGAGGATACAGGATTACTGAAGTGTCAGAAGAATTCAGATGCAGTTGACAAAGTTGTGAACTGGTTATTACAGCAGGTGTGTAACAAgatgctctaaaatatgaaaactgCTTTAAAGTGTATCATTTGAAAAACATCACTGTTTGCTCAGTATCATCATGTGATGATTCTCTACAGGAGGAAAACAGGTGTCAACATCTTTCCACGTCAGAGTAGGTTAAAGTCACTTTTGTCATGAAATATCTATTATTGTATTTCAGTCAAGTAAATGATTGTTATTTTCCTTCATTCTCAAAATGCCATTGAtattatataaaagaaaataataatattaattctgAATCGTTCTTTGGTGTCATTTTGTGCCTTATGTTCATGTTTAGGAGAGAAAATGGAGACTGAAATCAACAGTAAGTGCTGTTAAAATGATTGTTATTTTCCTTCATTCTCAAAATGCCATTGATATTatataaaagataataataatattaattctgAATCATTCTGAAGTGTCATTTTCTGCCTTATGTTCATGTTTAGAGAGAAAATGGAGACTGAAATCAACAGTAAGTGCTGTTAAAATGATTGTTATTTTCCTTCATTCTCAAAATGCCATTGATATTatataaaagataataataatttgtgtgAGTccacatttttctctttttccaaCACAGATGACTTTCAGATAGTTTTCTCTGAAGAATCTCAATCAGATTCCACCATTCGGTATCACCTATCTCCTGAAATCAGTGCTGTCGATATGGAGATCAGAtggtttaaggaaacagaatgtgtgtgtttctataAGAACACACGGTTGATAGAGGGGGAGAGTTATAAAGGCATAATGAGGCTATGCATTGAGGAGCTGGAGAGAGGAATTGTGTCCTTACAGCTGAAGAATGTCAGAGAATCATATGTTGGTGATTACCTGTGTCAGGTCACCAGAGGAAACAGGACAGCGGAGATATCAATAAGGAAATGTGAGTGTTTCATATACTGTAGCTTCATTCTACACCAGCTCTAACCTCTAGTCAGAATGAACAGAAATCCAGAGGATTGTTAAGTGTTTGATCAGAGTGTAATCAGGCCTCTTGTATTGATCTAATCTATTTTTTATCCAATCCCACCAGCCTTACAAAAATATGTGTATTAAAGAGTGCCAAGTTTCATTCCCACGATTTCATGATTATCAGTATTTTCTCTGAATCTCATTTTAACTGGTTAATCTTTTGGACATTTTTTCATATTACTCTGAACTGTTTAACATATTACTGTTAACcgtttttacattgttttactGTGATTTCACTGATTCATACGACATGTTTCCTAACAGCATTAAAGACCAATGATGAAGTGCCTCAAAAAACAACCAAATGGTGTAGACAGGtaatagaaaataaaaccatttactAATCAGCAGCTTACTTTAAATACAGTGTGAATTTCTTCTAACATTtatgaaacaaatgtaaataactgaaaatatattttgtaggTCTTTTAGCTCCAATAAGATTTAAGTAaccttttaaagggatagtttacccaaaaattaaaattctgtcattaattactcaccctcatgtcattccaaatacATAAAACCTTTGTTTACCTTTGGAAcacaattaagatatttttgatgatatCCGAGACAGGGGCGAGCCACGGTGTGCCAGGGTACAAAAACAGATGCagaattcttattttttttaatcgtaaTAAATATGGGCGGCGCTAAGGAGGGGCTAGCAGATGCTTCAGCACCCCCAAGAAAGACCAAAGCACTGTCATAGCACCCataagaaatgaaataaaataaaaacatttgacttatTACGCATTCATAACTCGTGCATTGCAATATAACGTGACGTGATTAGCAGGCGCACTTTTCGAAttgtcagcattttattttaaaaatggatcggTTCCTTGTGCCAAGTAGGCCTGTCCCCGACTAAAGATTTCACTAGTCACACGTAAattgattaatataataacctaGGCTACTAACCGTCCTTTAATATATAGGCGTATAGCCTATTCCGCGCTCAAGCACACATATAAAACTTGCAATGGCAAAAGTAGGctaatgattatgaatatgTTGGGGGAAAGGGAAAGggtaaagaaaacattttaattattgttaataaaCTAGTGATTTCTTCTCAGTCAGTGTCGGCTGAAAAGATAAAGTTGCCGAATGCGACGCTGCACTCGCCATCTCCACAtgaactttaataaagaaatgcacCTTTTCATTCCGACTACGTAATTAgagatgttatatatttttacaggctATATCAGCCCAGCCTGTTCTGTAACGTTAGTAATACACAGTCTTGGtgtttttttgcacattaatcTGACAGTAAATGTGGCACACCCAGTTTTTCTGATGCACACCCAGTCTCTTTTCTGGCTACGCTCCtgatccgagagctttctgaccctccatagacagcaatgtagtTAGCATGTTCAAGACCaagaaacatagtaaggacatcgataaaatagtccatgtgacatcagtgcttcaaccataattttatgatgttacgagaatactttttgtgtgcaaagaaaactaaaataacgactttattcaacaatttcttctcttctgtgtcattCTCTGCCATGTGTTCACGACAGCACCACCACAACATATGCGTGTGCGTTTCTCTGCTTCCAAACAAGTGCAGTGCATCTGGGTTCTACATCAGAACGCCGCTCCTGCGTCAGCAGCATCACATGCATGCGTCGTGGCACTCTCCTGAACATAcaaagactgacacagaagagaagaattgttgattAAAGTcattgattttgttttctt
This genomic window contains:
- the LOC131540323 gene encoding uncharacterized protein LOC131540323, which produces MGNYEPSTRRTTADESDIILVFCPIVSRAGTDIEAALNNLVYSTGSQLTVLVVLHHTFDPEKILPDSSRCVNRTDILTVDCLFYEDTGLLKCQKNSDAVDKVVNWLLQQVRKTGVNIFPRQREKMETEINSKEKMETEINNDFQIVFSEESQSDSTIRYHLSPEISAVDMEIRWFKETECVCFYKNTRLIEGESYKGIMRLCIEELERGIVSLQLKNVRESYVGDYLCQVTRGNRTAEISIRKSLKTNDEVPQKTTKWCRQIDKIWTDEERIKWQILHYWQFSTG